In a single window of the BD1-7 clade bacterium genome:
- the yedK gene encoding Putative SOS response-associated peptidase YedK, which translates to MCGRFFVNQHSIRTAALEAFSLTLNDTCNGDILPGQKVTVITALTQEGIESPIQLDTVWGIKPAWAKQTIINAKAETVAEKPTFQLAYQTNRCVIPVNGWYECKPSADSNRQTIRYALQSRDSKPLWMAGIYYRHAPTPKLVTLTTLPTKQCAHIHDRMPLLVEEDQLLKWLSTPSEISRHPASDYRNIDLEIIEI; encoded by the coding sequence ATGTGTGGGCGTTTTTTTGTGAATCAACATTCGATCAGAACGGCAGCACTTGAAGCCTTTTCGTTAACATTAAACGACACCTGCAACGGCGATATCCTTCCAGGCCAAAAGGTCACTGTGATAACGGCGCTAACACAGGAAGGCATTGAATCCCCCATCCAACTTGATACCGTCTGGGGCATTAAGCCCGCATGGGCAAAACAAACGATCATCAATGCCAAAGCCGAAACCGTCGCCGAAAAGCCCACATTCCAATTAGCCTATCAAACCAACCGCTGTGTAATCCCCGTCAACGGTTGGTACGAATGTAAGCCCAGCGCCGATAGCAACCGCCAAACAATACGCTATGCACTGCAATCACGCGATTCGAAGCCCCTATGGATGGCGGGCATCTATTATCGGCACGCCCCCACTCCAAAACTCGTCACACTGACCACCCTCCCGACAAAACAATGCGCTCATATTCATGATCGTATGCCATTGCTAGTGGAAGAAGACCAATTACTAAAATGGCTATCGACCCCCAGCGAAATTTCCCGCCACCCCGCATCCGACTACCGCAATATCGATCTAGAAATTATTGAAATTTGA
- the dmdC_1 gene encoding 3-methylmercaptopropionyl-CoA dehydrogenase has protein sequence MPDYKAPLDDMKFVLFDVLEANRLADIPGYEDASEDIMRAILDEAAKLNESVLAPINASGDTEGCSYDPQTHAVKTPEGFKEAYQQFSQGGWTGLTADPEYGGQGLPHLLKLCLNEMVCSANFSIGMYPGLSHGAIDAVTQHANDELKQQYLPNLVSGRWSGTMCLTEPQCGTDLGLITTRAXLNADGSYALTGTKIWITGGEQDLTENIIHLVLAKLPDAPDSTRGISLFLVPKILSDGSRNPVFCGGLEHKMGINGSSTCVMNFEGAQGWLVGEENKGLKCMFTMMNAARIMVGIQGLGAAEAAYQISLGFCRERLQSRSVSGPQXPNGKADPIIVHPDVRRMLAQQKAFIEGARAMAYWTGYQLDLSHKHPDPDERQRADDLVQIMTPLVKAHLTDEGYLSIDQALQSMGGSGFTKDWGVEQLQRDSRISRIYEGTNGIQALDLVGRKLLIRDGRLPGAFITAMRELLTTATNTSYVGHADHCLSAVEEALGWIGENAFTDPEQGAAAATPLLKLFSVTAMSVFWAVLDAKAGEGLADNGSYSQTFYSGKQKAAAHFYRIAMPLVNGYLEDIRAGKATLMAFTDNEF, from the coding sequence ATGCCCGATTACAAAGCCCCTCTTGATGATATGAAATTCGTGTTGTTCGACGTTTTGGAAGCTAATCGTCTGGCCGACATTCCCGGCTATGAAGATGCATCTGAAGACATCATGCGGGCTATTCTTGACGAAGCAGCCAAACTGAATGAAAGCGTACTGGCTCCGATCAACGCATCTGGAGACACTGAAGGCTGTAGCTACGATCCGCAAACCCATGCAGTGAAAACGCCTGAAGGCTTTAAGGAAGCGTATCAACAATTCTCTCAGGGTGGATGGACAGGCCTAACTGCAGATCCAGAATACGGCGGCCAAGGTTTGCCGCACCTGCTAAAGCTCTGCCTCAACGAAATGGTCTGCTCTGCAAACTTTTCAATTGGCATGTATCCCGGCCTTAGCCATGGAGCGATTGACGCTGTTACCCAACACGCCAATGACGAGTTGAAACAACAGTATCTGCCAAATCTAGTCAGTGGTCGGTGGAGTGGCACTATGTGCCTGACAGAACCCCAATGCGGGACCGACCTTGGGTTAATCACCACTCGTGCCANCCTCAATGCCGATGGCAGTTATGCACTAACCGGAACCAAAATTTGGATTACTGGCGGAGAACAGGATTTAACCGAAAACATCATTCACCTGGTGTTAGCCAAGCTGCCCGATGCACCTGATAGCACTCGCGGTATTTCACTATTTCTGGTCCCTAAGATTCTCAGCGACGGCAGCCGTAATCCGGTATTCTGCGGCGGCCTTGAACACAAGATGGGCATCAACGGCTCATCAACTTGCGTGATGAATTTTGAAGGCGCACAGGGCTGGTTGGTCGGTGAAGAAAATAAAGGCCTGAAGTGTATGTTCACCATGATGAACGCAGCGCGCATCATGGTCGGTATTCAGGGGCTGGGCGCAGCCGAAGCTGCATACCAGATAAGCCTTGGTTTTTGCCGTGAACGCCTTCAAAGTCGAAGTGTTAGTGGCCCACAANACCCGAATGGCAAAGCTGACCCGATTATCGTGCATCCCGATGTTCGACGCATGCTGGCGCAACAAAAAGCCTTTATTGAAGGCGCTAGAGCAATGGCGTACTGGACGGGTTATCAACTGGATCTCAGCCACAAACATCCTGACCCTGACGAACGTCAGCGCGCCGACGATCTCGTTCAAATCATGACGCCACTAGTGAAAGCTCATTTGACAGACGAAGGTTACCTATCGATTGATCAAGCATTACAGTCGATGGGGGGCTCAGGGTTCACTAAAGACTGGGGTGTTGAACAACTGCAGCGAGATTCGCGGATATCAAGGATTTATGAAGGTACCAATGGCATACAGGCGCTGGATCTCGTCGGCCGCAAACTACTGATTCGTGATGGTCGCCTGCCGGGTGCATTTATAACCGCCATGCGAGAATTACTAACGACGGCAACCAATACCAGCTATGTCGGCCACGCTGACCACTGTTTATCAGCTGTCGAAGAAGCACTCGGTTGGATCGGTGAAAACGCATTCACAGATCCGGAACAAGGCGCAGCTGCTGCAACACCGCTCTTGAAGCTATTTTCAGTTACCGCCATGTCAGTTTTCTGGGCAGTACTGGATGCAAAAGCCGGAGAAGGACTCGCTGACAACGGTTCCTACAGCCAGACGTTTTACAGCGGCAAACAAAAAGCGGCTGCACATTTCTATCGTATCGCCATGCCTCTGGTGAACGGATACCTGGAAGATATTCGTGCCGGCAAAGCAACATTAATGGCATTCACAGACAATGAGTTCTGA